The following are encoded together in the Thalassomonas haliotis genome:
- a CDS encoding Maf family protein, producing the protein MKLVLASKSPRRSELLAQLGYQFDCIAADIDESVSGSESPGDYVKRLSCEKALAVANTLEKRQADNTLVLGSDTAVVVDNIILGKPIDLSDCQRMLTMLSGRCHQVITGIAVTHGREITSELVVTEVSFKELSPQEISRYWQTGEPQDKAGAYGIQGIGGQFVTGLRGSYSAVVGLPLYETAQILLACGLPTQVQTNK; encoded by the coding sequence ATGAAGCTGGTTTTAGCCTCCAAGTCCCCGAGAAGAAGTGAATTGCTTGCCCAGCTCGGTTATCAGTTCGATTGTATCGCCGCGGATATCGATGAAAGCGTGTCAGGCAGTGAATCCCCCGGGGATTATGTAAAGCGCCTTTCCTGTGAAAAGGCGCTTGCCGTTGCCAATACCCTTGAAAAACGGCAGGCCGACAATACCTTAGTGCTCGGCTCCGATACCGCTGTGGTGGTGGATAATATCATTTTGGGGAAACCAATTGACCTAAGTGACTGTCAAAGAATGTTAACTATGCTTTCCGGGCGTTGCCATCAGGTGATCACAGGTATTGCCGTGACGCATGGCCGGGAGATAACCAGCGAACTGGTGGTTACCGAGGTCAGCTTTAAAGAACTTTCGCCGCAGGAGATAAGCCGCTACTGGCAGACGGGAGAGCCGCAGGATAAAGCCGGAGCTTACGGTATTCAGGGCATTGGCGGGCAATTCGTGACCGGGCTCCGGGGTAGTTATTCTGCTGTGGTTGGACTACCGTTATATGAAACAGCACAAATATTGCTTGCTTGTGGTCTGCCAACCCAAGTACAAACAAATAAATAA
- the mreD gene encoding rod shape-determining protein MreD, whose translation MLLNNGIIILFSLLIALMATIMPMPLSLDAFRPDWVLVVLLYWCLALPNRVNVITAWVMGFLMDVLLGSVLGVHAAAMALSVYIIAVNFQKIRNFSVWQQALIVGVSAALYHLLVFWLQRFLTDIVFLPSYLYPVFTTIVLWPWAFLLLRKVRRHFKIK comes from the coding sequence ATGCTGCTCAATAACGGCATTATCATTTTGTTTAGCTTATTGATCGCCCTGATGGCGACCATTATGCCGATGCCGCTGAGCCTGGATGCCTTCAGGCCGGACTGGGTATTGGTGGTGTTGTTATATTGGTGCCTGGCGCTGCCTAACCGGGTGAATGTTATCACCGCCTGGGTGATGGGCTTTTTGATGGATGTTTTGCTGGGCTCTGTGCTCGGGGTGCATGCCGCGGCCATGGCTTTGTCTGTATATATTATCGCGGTGAATTTTCAAAAGATCCGTAATTTTTCCGTATGGCAGCAGGCGTTGATCGTCGGGGTATCGGCGGCGTTATATCACTTGCTGGTGTTCTGGCTGCAAAGGTTTTTGACCGATATCGTTTTTCTGCCCAGCTATCTCTACCCGGTCTTTACCACTATTGTGCTCTGGCCCTGGGCCTTTTTGCTGCTGCGCAAAGTACGTCGTCATTTTAAAATAAAATAA
- the mreC gene encoding rod shape-determining protein MreC, translating into MNPIFKHGPSPQHRLVFVLLLSVLLIFLDHKANSFDGVRGYLQSLVSPLQYIANAPKQMMTWTAENLVTRKHLMEENQQLKVNELRLHEELMQLDIIKQENERLRSLLASPLRSEVRKMVAEILSVDSDPYTHQIVINKGANDGVFEGQPVLDEQGIVGQIQHVGTTSSRVILITDVTHGVPVRISRNGIRLIASGSGQIDRLTHNHVPHSADIRSGDLLVTSGLGGKYPEGYPVSRVTIVTQDESRPFAQVFSQPVAQIDRLRYLLLLWPEKPSSIFSSKSGPEAASKAKSDNKKGDGNAAQ; encoded by the coding sequence ATGAATCCAATATTTAAACACGGCCCCTCGCCACAGCACAGACTGGTTTTTGTGCTGTTGTTGTCCGTGCTGCTGATTTTTCTTGATCACAAAGCCAACAGTTTTGACGGTGTCCGCGGTTACCTGCAATCCCTGGTGAGTCCGTTGCAATATATTGCCAATGCCCCCAAGCAGATGATGACCTGGACCGCTGAAAACCTGGTGACCCGCAAACACCTGATGGAAGAAAACCAGCAGCTGAAAGTCAACGAATTACGTTTGCATGAAGAGTTGATGCAGCTTGATATTATCAAGCAGGAAAACGAGCGTTTGCGCTCTCTACTGGCATCACCGCTACGCTCTGAAGTCAGGAAAATGGTGGCGGAAATCCTGTCGGTGGACAGCGACCCCTATACCCACCAGATAGTGATCAATAAAGGCGCCAATGACGGTGTTTTTGAAGGCCAGCCAGTGCTTGACGAGCAAGGGATTGTCGGGCAGATCCAGCATGTCGGCACCACCAGCAGCCGGGTGATTTTAATTACCGATGTTACCCACGGGGTGCCGGTGCGCATCAGCCGTAACGGTATCCGCTTAATTGCCTCCGGCAGCGGTCAGATAGACAGACTTACCCATAACCATGTGCCCCACAGCGCCGATATTCGCAGCGGCGACTTATTGGTGACCTCAGGTTTAGGGGGCAAATATCCGGAAGGTTATCCGGTATCCAGGGTGACAATTGTGACCCAGGACGAGTCCCGTCCTTTTGCCCAGGTATTCAGCCAGCCGGTGGCACAAATCGACCGCTTAAGGTATCTGCTGTTATTATGGCCGGAAAAACCCAGCAGTATTTTTTCTTCAAAATCAGGGCCTGAAGCCGCTTCTAAGGCTAAAAGCGACAATAAGAAAGGGGACGGCAATGCTGCTCAATAA
- a CDS encoding rod shape-determining protein, with amino-acid sequence MFKKLRGMFSNDLSIDLGTANTLIYVKEQGIVLNEPSVVAIRQDRSGGSKSVAAVGIAAKQMLGRTPGNIEAIRPMKDGVIANFFVTEKMLQHFIKQVHSNNFLRPSPRVLVCVPCGSTQVERRAIRESALGAGAREVYLIDEPMAAAIGAGMPVSEATGSMVVDIGGGTTEVGIISLNGVVYSSSVRIGGDKFDEAIINYVRRNFGSLIGEATAERIKHEIGSAYPGEELIEIEVRGRNLAEGVPRSFTLNSNEILEALQEPLTGIVSAIMVALEQSPPELASDISERGMVLTGGGALLKDLDRLLMEETGIPVVVAEDPLTCVARGGGKALEMIDMHGGDLFSYE; translated from the coding sequence ATGTTTAAAAAATTACGCGGCATGTTTTCCAACGATTTATCTATTGATTTGGGAACTGCAAATACACTGATATATGTAAAAGAGCAGGGGATAGTACTGAATGAACCTTCGGTGGTGGCAATTCGCCAGGACCGTTCAGGAGGTTCGAAAAGTGTTGCTGCCGTTGGTATTGCAGCAAAACAAATGCTTGGTCGTACCCCGGGAAATATTGAAGCTATCCGCCCGATGAAAGACGGTGTGATCGCAAACTTTTTTGTCACCGAAAAGATGCTGCAGCACTTTATCAAACAAGTGCACAGCAATAATTTTTTACGCCCCAGTCCGCGGGTATTAGTTTGTGTTCCTTGCGGCTCTACCCAGGTAGAGCGCCGCGCCATCCGTGAATCGGCCTTGGGCGCCGGAGCGCGTGAAGTTTACCTGATTGACGAACCTATGGCGGCAGCTATCGGTGCCGGTATGCCGGTATCTGAAGCCACCGGCTCTATGGTGGTTGATATCGGTGGTGGTACTACCGAAGTCGGCATTATTTCCCTTAATGGTGTGGTTTATTCTTCTTCGGTGCGTATCGGCGGCGATAAATTCGATGAAGCCATTATCAACTACGTACGCCGTAATTTCGGCAGCCTGATTGGTGAAGCCACAGCCGAGCGTATCAAACATGAAATCGGCTCAGCTTATCCGGGTGAAGAGCTGATTGAAATCGAGGTGCGTGGCCGTAACCTGGCAGAAGGTGTGCCGCGCAGTTTTACCCTGAACAGCAATGAAATTCTTGAAGCGCTGCAGGAGCCGTTAACCGGCATTGTCAGTGCCATTATGGTGGCGCTTGAACAGTCGCCGCCGGAGCTGGCCTCGGATATTTCCGAGCGTGGTATGGTGTTAACCGGTGGTGGTGCCTTATTAAAAGATCTCGACCGTTTATTGATGGAAGAAACCGGTATCCCTGTGGTTGTTGCAGAAGATCCATTGACTTGTGTTGCCCGTGGCGGCGGCAAGGCACTGGAGATGATCGACATGCACGGCGGTGATCTTTTCTCTTACGAATAA
- a CDS encoding MSHA biogenesis protein MshP, giving the protein MPLLKANLIQPGRFSTQRGSALMLALFVLTVLLMLGAALMRTLSSSSETIAQEVLGTRALAAANSGMQAHLVQLFPHNLAQDSCPADATYNFDGISGLDHCSAVVTCSLLFPDTSNTNRKGFDVAYFSLTSTGNCGTAAINEMQADSKNIVLSSRTIQVEARTP; this is encoded by the coding sequence ATGCCGCTATTAAAAGCGAACCTTATACAGCCCGGCCGCTTTTCTACGCAAAGAGGCAGTGCCCTGATGCTGGCGCTTTTTGTGTTAACGGTATTGCTGATGTTAGGGGCTGCCCTGATGCGTACCCTGTCCAGCAGCAGTGAAACCATAGCCCAGGAAGTCTTGGGTACCCGGGCACTGGCGGCGGCAAATTCCGGTATGCAGGCGCATTTAGTGCAACTGTTTCCCCATAATTTAGCCCAAGATAGCTGTCCGGCAGATGCCACCTATAATTTTGACGGCATTTCAGGGTTAGATCACTGCAGTGCTGTGGTAACCTGTAGCTTGCTGTTTCCCGATACCAGCAATACCAATCGCAAAGGTTTTGATGTTGCTTATTTTTCCCTGACAAGTACCGGCAACTGCGGTACTGCCGCCATTAATGAGATGCAGGCGGACAGTAAAAATATCGTCCTGAGCAGTCGTACGATACAGGTGGAGGCAAGAACCCCGTAA
- a CDS encoding PilW family protein: MAYYRGLNTRRRPPGQRSRGFTLIELVIVIILLGIMAAGIGGFVSLSTQTFVNVSERDELLASARFAVERLNREVSNAVPNSLRIMSNAVTNQQCLEFMPVIASAHYTQIPLADSPGLTMQVAPFRDNEGNFFSCSEFGICFSAITVYPLDSSEVYIDVNNAPLPTSGQTVGINSFDTPDPATGNLWTLPLKGVAAFTFNRSSPTQRAYVFDGPVAYCVDNNRLLRYQGHSASLAQSLTPPTPADLMAENLTDVVAADLPFTLLTPTLQRNALVKVKLTFERDEEQIVFDHAINLKNVR, from the coding sequence ATGGCTTATTATCGGGGCTTGAATACCCGGCGGCGGCCGCCAGGTCAGCGAAGCAGAGGCTTTACCCTGATCGAATTGGTGATCGTCATCATTTTATTGGGGATCATGGCGGCCGGGATCGGTGGTTTTGTCAGTCTGTCGACACAAACCTTCGTCAATGTCAGCGAACGTGATGAACTGCTGGCCAGTGCACGTTTTGCCGTGGAACGCCTCAACCGGGAAGTCAGCAATGCGGTGCCTAACAGTCTTCGTATCATGTCAAATGCAGTGACCAATCAGCAATGCCTGGAGTTTATGCCGGTTATCGCCAGTGCCCATTATACCCAAATCCCGCTTGCCGACTCTCCGGGGTTAACCATGCAGGTGGCGCCTTTTAGGGATAATGAAGGCAATTTTTTTAGCTGCTCAGAGTTTGGTATTTGCTTTTCAGCCATCACGGTTTATCCCCTTGACAGCAGTGAGGTTTATATCGATGTCAATAATGCTCCGTTGCCAACCTCGGGACAAACCGTGGGGATTAACAGTTTTGATACGCCGGACCCTGCCACCGGCAATTTGTGGACTTTACCCTTAAAAGGGGTGGCTGCCTTTACCTTTAACCGTTCTTCCCCGACACAGCGGGCCTATGTTTTTGATGGCCCTGTGGCTTATTGTGTCGATAACAACCGTTTACTGCGTTATCAAGGACATAGCGCCAGCCTGGCCCAAAGCCTGACTCCGCCGACGCCGGCTGATTTAATGGCAGAAAACCTGACTGATGTCGTTGCCGCAGATTTGCCTTTTACCTTGTTAACGCCGACCCTGCAGCGCAATGCCCTGGTGAAAGTTAAACTCACTTTTGAACGTGATGAAGAACAAATTGTTTTTGATCATGCCATTAATTTAAAAAATGTGCGATAA